In Acidimicrobiales bacterium, the following proteins share a genomic window:
- a CDS encoding ABC transporter substrate-binding protein — protein DPDELRALGEDLDRAFGEGVHNIYLYHSFWQLPHDPKVHNVGGATIPDGGPVLRTIEGRVFLTETWIEQ, from the coding sequence ACGACCCCGACGAGCTACGGGCGTTGGGCGAAGACCTGGACCGGGCCTTCGGCGAGGGCGTCCACAACATCTACCTCTACCACTCGTTCTGGCAGCTCCCTCACGACCCGAAGGTCCACAACGTCGGTGGGGCCACCATCCCCGACGGTGGGCCGGTCTTGCGTACGATCGAGGGACGGGTGTTCCTGACGGAGACCTGGATCGAGCAGTAG
- a CDS encoding ABC transporter permease: MNDLSAVFRRTGIRLFSLLGVVLIVTFVTFWMLELLPNDPCILSAGTGATEETLAQCRLDLRLDDNLFVRYFSWLGDLVTGDLGRSYRNGIELTTSLRSALPVTAWLLLYTVLLSLIIAIPLGIWSAYRRDTWVDRIVSTGAFGLLSVPPFILGVVLALVFAVRLEWFDLAGYVSPGEGLIDHWKSLTLPTVTLAASVVPVYLRVLRTDVIETLSEDFVSVARAKGLPQWYILTRHVLRPSSFGLITVCGINAAQLLNGAVVVEVIYDLDGVGLLLLNAVFNQDISIVQTLVALIAIWFVLVNTIIDIAYPILDPRIRR, encoded by the coding sequence GTGAACGACCTCTCGGCGGTCTTTCGCCGAACGGGAATCCGCCTTTTCTCCCTGCTCGGAGTCGTGCTCATCGTCACGTTCGTGACGTTCTGGATGCTCGAGCTGCTACCCAACGACCCCTGCATCCTGTCGGCGGGCACCGGCGCCACCGAGGAGACGCTCGCGCAGTGCCGCCTCGATCTTCGCCTCGACGACAACCTCTTCGTGCGCTATTTCTCGTGGCTCGGCGACCTGGTCACCGGTGATCTCGGTCGTTCGTACCGCAACGGGATCGAACTGACGACGTCGCTGCGCAGCGCGCTGCCGGTGACGGCGTGGCTCCTGCTCTACACGGTGCTGTTGAGCCTGATCATCGCCATTCCACTCGGTATCTGGTCCGCCTACCGCCGTGACACCTGGGTGGACCGCATCGTCTCCACCGGTGCGTTCGGGCTGTTGTCGGTTCCACCGTTCATTCTCGGCGTGGTGCTCGCCCTGGTCTTCGCGGTGCGTCTGGAATGGTTCGATCTCGCCGGCTACGTCAGCCCCGGTGAGGGGCTCATCGACCACTGGAAGTCCCTCACGCTGCCGACCGTCACCCTCGCCGCCTCGGTCGTCCCCGTGTACCTGCGGGTGCTGCGCACCGATGTGATCGAGACTCTGAGCGAAGACTTCGTCAGCGTCGCCCGCGCCAAGGGGCTGCCCCAGTGGTACATCCTCACCCGCCACGTCCTGCGGCCGTCGAGCTTCGGGCTCATCACCGTGTGCGGCATCAACGCCGCCCAGTTGCTGAACGGCGCGGTTGTGGTCGAGGTGATCTATGACCTCGACGGGGTCGGCCTGCTGCTACTGAACGCTGTGTTCAACCAGGACATCTCGATCGTGCAGACGCTCGTCGCGCTGATCGCCATCTGGTTCGTCCTCGTCAACACGATCATCGACATCGCGTATCCGATCCTCGACCCGCGGATCCGACGATGA
- a CDS encoding ABC transporter permease, whose protein sequence is MRVAPGRLSEDSDLVPVEPAARPLTRRRSVGLTVAGAWLAVVAVIVVFAPWLWFVDDPDAFSTDVNLGASGTHWFGTDELGRDMFARVVWGGRVSLQIAGVSVAVGMVFGTLLGLAGGFFRGWIDTVVSALINAMLALPTLVLALFIITVLEQSQRNVTIAVIVLAVPAIARVVRAQTLRWVDREFVLAARTMGASTPRILFREIFPNVVPALVSFTFLALSVVLVAEGSLSFLGKSVPAPEITWGGILAQGRSRLEESPHIAIWVSVVLFATLLALNYVGDTLLKRFDVRNVE, encoded by the coding sequence ATGAGAGTGGCGCCTGGTCGACTATCCGAAGACAGCGACCTCGTGCCCGTCGAACCGGCCGCCAGGCCTCTCACACGGCGTCGGTCGGTCGGGCTGACCGTGGCCGGCGCCTGGCTGGCTGTCGTGGCGGTGATCGTCGTGTTCGCCCCGTGGCTGTGGTTCGTCGACGACCCCGATGCCTTCTCGACCGACGTGAACCTCGGCGCATCCGGCACCCACTGGTTCGGCACGGACGAACTGGGGCGCGACATGTTCGCCCGCGTCGTGTGGGGCGGCAGGGTGTCTCTGCAGATCGCCGGCGTGTCGGTCGCCGTCGGCATGGTGTTCGGCACGCTGCTCGGACTGGCCGGCGGCTTCTTCCGGGGCTGGATCGACACCGTCGTCTCCGCCCTCATCAACGCGATGCTCGCGCTTCCGACGCTGGTCCTCGCGCTGTTCATCATCACGGTCCTCGAACAGAGCCAGCGCAACGTCACCATCGCCGTGATCGTCCTCGCGGTTCCCGCCATCGCACGCGTGGTGCGGGCTCAGACGCTGCGATGGGTGGACCGGGAGTTCGTCCTCGCGGCACGGACCATGGGCGCGTCCACACCGCGGATCCTGTTCCGCGAGATCTTCCCGAACGTCGTCCCGGCTCTGGTCTCGTTCACGTTCCTCGCGCTGAGCGTCGTGCTCGTGGCCGAGGGTTCGTTGTCGTTCCTCGGCAAGAGCGTCCCCGCACCCGAGATCACCTGGGGCGGGATCCTCGCCCAGGGACGGTCACGCCTCGAGGAGTCGCCCCACATCGCCATCTGGGTGTCGGTGGTCCTGTTCGCGACCCTGCTCGCTCTCAACTACGTCGGGGACACGCTGCTCAAGCGATTCGACGTGCGCAACGTCGAGTAG